The genomic region CAATCAAATAGCAAGGACTAATCATACAACTCTAACCGAACATATGTATCTTTCTTTGGTTTGAAAAATCAAAAAGGAAATTGTACCTACCAAACATACAGAGTCGAAACCAAACAAAGAAACAGCCAATTCAAAGAAAGTTGGATACAATAAGAAGTCAAAAGTTGTATTTGCTTGGTTTGAAGAAGGAAGTTGTACCTCTAAAGGCGAAGCTCGGATTCGAGTGGAGAATTTCTGGTGGCGATTAGAGAGAGGCTGAAGGGTTGAGTTGTTAGGACGATGAAAGCCTCCATGAGCATTGGGACGCCTACAATTGATCGGGAAAACCCCTTCTTCGTCGTCGTAGTCCAAATACTCCATGTACTTGGACATGGCCTCTATCAACCAAACAGAAGAAGGAGCAGGTCAAATTTGTGTAGAGATATATGGGAGGAGGAGTATTAGCTAGGGTTTAGAGCCTTGACTGCTTGAGCAACCGAGACAAACAAAATCACTTAACCCCCGAGAAATAAAAATTTGGGGGAAGTAAAATACCCGAGAACACGGTTTTATATTAGGTTCACGAGGAGAAGTAAAGTACATTATATCACTTCTTCCGCTTTCTTGTTATGAGTATGTGTTTTTGTGTGTGAAAGTTGCAAGCAGCGCAGCTAGTTAGACCTAGCTATCGATCATCACCGACCACCACCTTTCAAGAGTAGAGAACATGCATATCATTTTGCTCATAAAGGTGGAGTCTTTGGGTCTGGGGGCAAAAGGGTTTTGTGTTTTGATTGGTTCTGAGGTTTGGGAAAATGGGTTGTGTTTAGTTTGTACTGTGGAACTGTTAGGGAGTTGGGTTTCTGGTGTTTTTTGGGGTTTCCATTTGGGTTTAGTACTTCAAAGATTTGTAATTTGGTGCTGTCTATGATGAACTAATGGGGGGTTTATTGTGTTTGAGTGAGAAATTATGCTTTTTTGAGGGAGTTTGCAAAAGTGCAAGTGTGTGCTGTTATACTTGGAAATGTTGTCAATTGAATTGTAGTTGAGTTTTATCTTCTTGTTGATGGAAGGTGTGTAATTGATTGCTGGTGATTTATGGCATTATCTCAAGCTTGCTAGAATGTTAGTGGGACTGCCATTGGTGGAAATGCACTCCCATTCTATGTAATGATTGAGAGAAACCATGCCGAACAATTTATTCAGTTTCATTTGGAGGAGATTCTGGGATCGGATACGTAGTAGAGGGTCTGATCATGACCAGGGCTGTCCGAGACAGGATTCTCAAGGATGCAAATGGTGACATTAGTGATCATCTGCGCAACCACATTCATTTGCCAAATTGCATTCACGTGAAGAACCATATGCACAAGCACAGCCCCATATTGGCCGATAGGTCTCTCATGAGGGACTGAATTGGTTGTCCTTCAGAGGTCTCGATCTCTCAGGGACCCCTCTGCGAGCCCTCCTTCATGGCAGTCTCCTTCCATTGTTGAAATGCTTTCCAAGAAAGGTGAAAACGGTCCCTTGGTGCGGGAGGGGAGAAGGTCAGTAGGAAGATGCTCCATCGCTATCTTAAACCAACATCAAATAAATAAGAACTCGATCCTAGCAGCTAGAAAAAAAGAATATAGGCTAGTTCTCCAATATACATGTTTTCATGAAAATGCATGTGACAATATTATTGAGAGATGAGAGTAATTGAGATGAGAGTACATCACTAGTTCTAGATTGTATATAGAGGCATGAAATACTTATGTCGTCTTACAAATTCAATCCAAAAATTCTTTTCTCACCAAAATCAAAATACTTAGGACATTACTCGCATTAGTACAACTTAGTGATATATCAACTCAAACAAGCCTCCTAAATAGGACCTAGCTAGAGAAACGTACACATGATCGAAGATATAAGACATCCAGCAGAAATCCAAGGGCTCAAGCGTTCACCAATTCTAGCTGCTTTCCAAGGAATCCCTTCAAACCCGGGTTTTCTTTCAACAAACTTGGGGATGTACCTCTTCAAGTACGTGCAGAGAGTAATTGTGAGTAATAGAACCGTAAAATACAAATTGAACTTGACAATCGTCGAGTTGAACAAGGCTAGCATGACAATGGTGTTCAACACTATGAGAAGAAAACTGAAGAAGCGGGCCGTATGACACACTGGTATAAGCGCCGCCAATAATGGTTGATTGCGTCGCAATGTGTATCCTCTCGGAGTAAGGAGCCTCTCCTCATTCAATATCGCGAACGCATTAAACATCATCAAACACGCGACGCAAAACCGCCACAAAATCTTTAATACCTTGATCTGAATCCATAACAACATTATCTCAAACTCTCAATATATCCAACTTTACAATCCCACAACCTCCACTAAACGTAGAAATTCCCCGGTTGTGATCACTGCATGTCTCTCAATATGAAAGAGCTAGAGGGTTTATATAGAAGTTAAACAAGCACATCAAATAGGCAAGTAATTGTTTCCAGAAAAGCAAGTAACTAATCACTCCTACTTCGATTGGGTAAAAGCCTTCAATTTAAGACCATCCCCATCACCCGCCCACTCAAATTCCGCCACGTGTCCTCCCATCCCAAATCACCGGCCCACTCCAACACCAAAATCATCTAAAATTTAATTTAACTAGAGTGAAAGTAACTAGCCTAGGAGATTAATTAATTTAATTTAACCGCGTTAAACAGTCAAAAACGACGTGCCGACAAGTGACAAGCTTCTCTTCTGCCACCTCCTATTCTTCTTCTTCTTCTTCTTCTTCTTCGAAAAAGCCCCAGTCTTTCTTCCCCAAATTTCCAGACCTCAAAATCTCCCCCAAAATTTCCGATCAAAGCTTGGACCTTTCTTCAATCGGACGATGGATCTGGCGCCGGAGGAGCTTCAATTTCTGTCTCTCCCAGACATTCTCCGAGAATCGACCTCAATCCCGAAACTGTCCCCGAAAACCTTCTACCTCATAACCCTAACCCTAATCTTCCCTCTCTCCTTCGCCATCCTCGCCCACTCTCTCTTCACCCACCCACTCCTCAACCAGCTCCAAGGCCCATCCACCGACCCGGCCCAGCTCCACCACAAATGGACCCTCCTCCTCCTCTTCCAGTTCTTCTACCTCATCTTCCTCTTCGCCTTCTCTCTCCTCTCCACCGCCGCCGTCGTCTTCACCGCCGCCTCCCTCTACACCTCCAAGCCCGTCTCCTTCTCCAACACCCTCTCCGCCATCCCCAAGGTCTTCAAACGCCTCTTCATCACTTTCCTCTGGGTCTCTCTCCTCATGGTGGCCTACAACCTCCTCTTCCTAGGGTTCCTCGTCCTTCTCATCATCGCCGTCGACTCGCAGAACCCGCTGCTGCTTCTCTTCTCCGGCCTCGCCATTTTCGTGCTCTTCTTGGTTGTGCATGTGTACATTACGGCTCTGTGGCACCTGGCGAGTGTGGTGTCGGTGCTGGAGCCGGTTTATGGGTTCGCGGCCATGAGGAAGAGCTATGAGTTGATGAAGGGGAAGACCGGGATGGCGTTTGTGCTGGTTTTCGGGTACTTGACGAGCTGTGGGATCATCGGATGGGTGTTTGGGACGGTGGTGGTGCACGGCGGGAGCGATTACGGTGTTTTCGTGAGGATTGTGGTGGGAGGGTTCCTTGTGGGGCTTTTGGTGATTGTGAACTTGGTGGGGTTGTTGCTGCAGAGTGTGTTTTACTATGTTTGTAAGAGCTATCATCATCAGGGGATCGATAAGAGTGCTTTGCATGATCATCTGGGAGGGTATCTTGGGGAGTACGTGCCGCTCAAGAGCAGCATTCAGATGGAGAATTTGGATGCCTGACAAAGGAAAGATTGGAATGGATTTATGTGTAAGTTTCTTTGTACTAAATGTTGTAAAGAAAGGAAAAAAAAAAATTGGAGATAGTTTTTATGGAACTCTGTTTTCTGTGGTTTCGTATACATGTTTTGTATTCTCTTTTTTTTCTTTTCTAATAAATTTTTCAGTTAGTTGTTGGTTCTCATTTGCTGGGATTTGCATCTTATTGTTTTGTGATATGTGCCCGAGATTCTGTGTGTTACTGCACTTTCAGTAGCACAGCGGTATCTTGAATGTGTTCATTATATGGCGCCTCATTCTTTGGATTTATGTGTAAGTTTCTTTGTACTATTGTTGTCAAGAAAGGAAAAAAAATTGAAAAAGGTTTTATGCAATTCTGTTTTCTGTGGTTTTGTATACATGTTTTGTATTTTTTTTTTTTTTTTTTTTTTTGCTTTTTCTAATAAATGTTTTGGTTAGTTGTTGGTTCTCATTTGCTGAGATTTGCATCTTATTGTGGTTTCTATGTGCCGGAGACTCTGTATGTTACTGCACTTTCAATAGAACAGGGGTATCTTGAATGGTATTATATGGCGCCTCATTCATTAGATAAGAAATTATTGCTACCTAATTGGTTGCTTAGGAAAAGATAAATTAAGAATAATCAAGTAAACAATGTGCTGGTGTACTAACCCTTTGTCATTTTGTATCTAAACTGGAATTTTCTAGTCAAATTTGGAAACTATTGTATGGATCTAGCTGCGGTATTACATTTAGTTTTGATGTTGAATTGCTTCATTAATTTGGTTGTTCATTGGATTTATCCATATTAACAGAAAATGACAGTCTACCTTTTTTGTTTTAACCCAGTTAACAATTATTTTAGACGTTTTTGTATCCCTTAGTTTATTGGATGGATAGAGCTAAAACTTGTTCCCCCTATTTATCTCCACAGGACTAGACTATATGATATGGTAAGTGAGTAATACTATGAATATGAAGTGCATGGTATGGTAAGTGAGTAATACTATTAAGAGTTACTTAATAGTTTTTAACTTTTAATTGACTACTACGCCATTAGAAATGAACTGCATTTTATCTTTGAGTGTGAAACAGCACAGGAGAAATAATAAGAAATATTAGTGTTTAGTTTGAAAAAATACCTTCTTATTGAAGGATTAGTTGAAATAGAAAAGAAAATGAAGAAAACAGCACAGGAGAAATAATAAGAAATATTAGTGTTTAGTTTGAAAAAATACCTTCTTATTGAAGGATTAGTTGAAATAGAAAAGAAAATGAAGAATATGAATCACAAAAACCATGTTAAAACATCTCTGTATACAGGTTGTATTATACATAGCTAGTACCGTGCTTATAGGCCTACGTTCGGTTAGATGTGATTCTTCAGAACTGGTTGCTATTTTATGTGAATATGTTATCTGATCACTTGTTCATTTCATATCATGATAATACTATGAATATGAAGTGCACATGGGTTAGCCAGGTTGCCCAATGACTTGTTCTCATAGCAACTGATCATCGCCTTGACTGTCTTATATCTATACATAACTTCTAGCTCTCCATAATAGGGAGCTCTGTGCTTCCAATGAGTATAGGTGTAGTTGGCATTTGAAGTTGGAGATGATGCGGTGATAACAAATCTCCCATCTCACTCTGGCAGTTTTGCTGCTAAGAAAGTTCACTGAAACCCCATGCCTCACCAATGTTAGTCCATTTCTGCATGCCAAATTACATGTTGTGCATTAAAGCATATTTGTGTCCTGAGAATTGATTGTTGGCCGACTAGTTCAGGTCCTTGTATGCCAC from Fragaria vesca subsp. vesca linkage group LG3, FraVesHawaii_1.0, whole genome shotgun sequence harbors:
- the LOC101293075 gene encoding uncharacterized protein LOC101293075, whose protein sequence is MDLAPEELQFLSLPDILRESTSIPKLSPKTFYLITLTLIFPLSFAILAHSLFTHPLLNQLQGPSTDPAQLHHKWTLLLLFQFFYLIFLFAFSLLSTAAVVFTAASLYTSKPVSFSNTLSAIPKVFKRLFITFLWVSLLMVAYNLLFLGFLVLLIIAVDSQNPLLLLFSGLAIFVLFLVVHVYITALWHLASVVSVLEPVYGFAAMRKSYELMKGKTGMAFVLVFGYLTSCGIIGWVFGTVVVHGGSDYGVFVRIVVGGFLVGLLVIVNLVGLLLQSVFYYVCKSYHHQGIDKSALHDHLGGYLGEYVPLKSSIQMENLDA